The DNA region GAGGAAATATCCATCGGCCGCCTTGGGCGCATTCGAAAGCGCTTGTCCCACGGTGAGCGAAGGCCACATAACATCCGGGCGCAACGCGTTTTGCTCGACCTCTTCATTCAGATTCTCGAGCGGCTCGACATTCGACACATCCAGCTCTTTGAGCTGATCGATATATCCCAGAATGTGATTCAACTCGCCTGTGAGTTCGGCAAGCTCGGGCTCGGTGAATTCGAGCTTCGCAAGATCGGCGACTTTTTTGACTTCGTCAGGTTTTACCACGGCTGCAATTATTTGA from Bacteroidota bacterium includes:
- the gatC gene encoding Asp-tRNA(Asn)/Glu-tRNA(Gln) amidotransferase subunit GatC; amino-acid sequence: MVKPDEVKKVADLAKLEFTEPELAELTGELNHILGYIDQLKELDVSNVEPLENLNEEVEQNALRPDVMWPSLTVGQALSNAPKAADGYFLVPKVLAQETKGYVETDMVGDEEEEL